One genomic window of Pseudalkalibacillus berkeleyi includes the following:
- a CDS encoding SET domain-containing protein encodes MIEIRSSTITDDENDKGVFATRDIKKGELIHEAPVLPYPNEEHEHIEKTHLADYVFEYGLHHSAFLLGYGMMFNHSYQPNAYYDINFDQHTFDFFAYKDIKAGEEVFINYNGEVENDSPLWFNEDEEDEEDKSE; translated from the coding sequence TTGATTGAAATCAGAAGTTCTACAATAACAGATGATGAAAACGACAAAGGCGTATTCGCCACTCGTGATATAAAAAAAGGGGAACTCATTCATGAAGCACCTGTGCTTCCATACCCGAATGAGGAACATGAACATATCGAAAAAACGCACCTTGCTGACTACGTTTTTGAATATGGGCTTCACCACTCAGCGTTTCTGTTAGGATATGGTATGATGTTTAACCATTCGTATCAGCCAAACGCCTATTATGACATTAACTTCGATCAACACACTTTCGACTTCTTTGCTTATAAAGATATCAAAGCAGGAGAAGAAGTATTCATAAACTATAACGGAGAGGTAGAGAACGATTCTCCACTTTGGTTTAACGAAGATGAGGAAGACGAAGAAGACAAAAGCGAATAA